From the Kogia breviceps isolate mKogBre1 chromosome 3, mKogBre1 haplotype 1, whole genome shotgun sequence genome, one window contains:
- the INSYN1 gene encoding inhibitory synaptic factor 1 isoform X1, translating to MNIRGTPDLGQPSDDPSSGGERERIRQRMKMVIGQLEDILRELKEVAKELREVVSQIDKLTSDFDFELEPDDWTTATVSSTSSSDKVGVGGPFDLGHLDFMTADILSDSWEFCSFLDISTPSDSVDGPESTRPGAGPDYRLMNGSMPIPNGPRVETPDSSSEEAFSAGPVKGQLPQRTPGTRERVRFSDKVLYHALCCDDEEGDGEEEVGLSPEPPHTEAHAGPLKPSPAPYKPRRSPLNGRRSGPTLAPEQTRRVTRNSSTQTVSDKSTQTVLPYMATRQKAKGKN from the exons ATGAACATTCGGGGCACCCCGGACCTCGGGCAGCCCAGTGACGACCCCAGCAGTGGTGGCGAGCGGGAGCGGATTCGACAGCGCATGAAGATGGTCATTGGGCAGCTGGAGGACATACTGCGGGAGCTCAAGGAAGTGGCCAAGGAGCTAAGGGAG GTGGTGAGCCAGATCGATAAGCTAACCTCGGACTTCGACTTCGAACTGGAGCCAGATGACTGGACCACAGCCACTGTGAGCAGCACCTCCAGCAGTGACAAGGTGGGCGTGGGCGGCCCCTTTGACCTGGGCCACCTGGACTTTATGACAGCTGACATCCTCTCGGATAGCTGGGAGTTCTGCTCCTTCCTGGACATCTCCACCCCCTCAGACTCCGTGGACGGCCCCGAGTCGACCCGGCCGGGGGCTGGCCCTGACTACCGGCTCATGAATGGCAGCATGCCCATCCCCAACGGGCCCCGGGTGGAGACCCCGGACTCCTCCAGCGAGGAGGCCTTCAGCGCTGGCCCTGTGAAGGGCCAGCTGCCCCAGCGGACCCCGGGCACACGGGAGAGGGTGCGGTTCAGCGACAAAGTGCTCTACCATGCTCTGTGCTGTGACGACGAGGAGGGGGACGGCGAGGAGGAGGTGGGCCTGTCCCCGGAGCCTCCCCACACAGAGGCCCACGCGGGCCCCCTCAAGCCCTCCCCGGCTCCCTACAAGCCGAGGCGCTCTCCACTGAATGGCCGCCGCTCAGGCCCCACCTTGGCCCCCGAGCAGACCCGAAGGGTCACAAGAAACAGCAGCACCCAAACGGTGTCAGACAAGAGCACTCAGACGGTGCTGCCCTACATGGCCACCAGACAGAAAGCCAAGGGGAAAAACTAG
- the INSYN1 gene encoding inhibitory synaptic factor 1 isoform X2 has protein sequence MKMVIGQLEDILRELKEVAKELREVVSQIDKLTSDFDFELEPDDWTTATVSSTSSSDKVGVGGPFDLGHLDFMTADILSDSWEFCSFLDISTPSDSVDGPESTRPGAGPDYRLMNGSMPIPNGPRVETPDSSSEEAFSAGPVKGQLPQRTPGTRERVRFSDKVLYHALCCDDEEGDGEEEVGLSPEPPHTEAHAGPLKPSPAPYKPRRSPLNGRRSGPTLAPEQTRRVTRNSSTQTVSDKSTQTVLPYMATRQKAKGKN, from the exons ATGAAGATGGTCATTGGGCAGCTGGAGGACATACTGCGGGAGCTCAAGGAAGTGGCCAAGGAGCTAAGGGAG GTGGTGAGCCAGATCGATAAGCTAACCTCGGACTTCGACTTCGAACTGGAGCCAGATGACTGGACCACAGCCACTGTGAGCAGCACCTCCAGCAGTGACAAGGTGGGCGTGGGCGGCCCCTTTGACCTGGGCCACCTGGACTTTATGACAGCTGACATCCTCTCGGATAGCTGGGAGTTCTGCTCCTTCCTGGACATCTCCACCCCCTCAGACTCCGTGGACGGCCCCGAGTCGACCCGGCCGGGGGCTGGCCCTGACTACCGGCTCATGAATGGCAGCATGCCCATCCCCAACGGGCCCCGGGTGGAGACCCCGGACTCCTCCAGCGAGGAGGCCTTCAGCGCTGGCCCTGTGAAGGGCCAGCTGCCCCAGCGGACCCCGGGCACACGGGAGAGGGTGCGGTTCAGCGACAAAGTGCTCTACCATGCTCTGTGCTGTGACGACGAGGAGGGGGACGGCGAGGAGGAGGTGGGCCTGTCCCCGGAGCCTCCCCACACAGAGGCCCACGCGGGCCCCCTCAAGCCCTCCCCGGCTCCCTACAAGCCGAGGCGCTCTCCACTGAATGGCCGCCGCTCAGGCCCCACCTTGGCCCCCGAGCAGACCCGAAGGGTCACAAGAAACAGCAGCACCCAAACGGTGTCAGACAAGAGCACTCAGACGGTGCTGCCCTACATGGCCACCAGACAGAAAGCCAAGGGGAAAAACTAG